In the genome of Gloeotrichia echinulata CP02, one region contains:
- a CDS encoding calcium-binding protein, whose protein sequence is MALIRGTSGNDPNLVGTSDADQIYGRAGDDTLTGLGGDDLLYGDEGNDFVDGGDGDDIIRGGKLSFGTVGDNDTLVGGAGNDNISGGEGNDVISGDQAFNLSTGETPESSNDGNDFLDGGNGNDIISGGGGNDTLTGGNDKDANDTLLGGSGDDLLLGGSGDDILIGGAGNDLAIGSSGNDFFDGGEGDDRLFGGLGSDRIFGGFGNDSIYGSLSQEGDNGDETVGNTLIGESGNDFILTGDGNDLIYGDRDTSGRPDGNDNLFGKGGEDTIFGGGGNDTISGGEGNDLIDGGDNDLNFVFNDIDTRLGGFGGNDQLFGGKGNDTVVGGFGNDTLNGRGGPGEYDILIGGIFRDRDGDGKPESSFSETNFLRARGLGRFDPLTSKSDTFVIGDNEVNFYTSGSGGQLLLSDGFLLTGFEDRADIFDFQNGVDKIQVNNPDALVFYAFNDVTGTPTTLIGVTVNNNFEVIAQVSGFSASNINSFAAGTFITPPT, encoded by the coding sequence ATGGCTTTGATTAGAGGAACCAGCGGAAATGATCCCAATCTGGTGGGTACTTCGGATGCTGATCAGATATACGGTCGCGCTGGAGATGATACCTTGACGGGATTGGGTGGAGACGACCTTCTTTATGGCGATGAGGGGAATGACTTTGTTGATGGAGGTGACGGCGATGACATCATTAGAGGGGGAAAACTAAGCTTCGGAACAGTCGGTGATAATGATACCCTCGTGGGAGGTGCAGGGAATGACAACATCTCTGGGGGTGAGGGCAATGATGTCATCTCAGGAGACCAAGCTTTTAACCTTTCTACTGGTGAAACTCCCGAGAGCAGTAACGATGGCAATGATTTTCTCGATGGTGGCAACGGTAATGACATCATTTCGGGGGGAGGTGGTAATGATACTCTAACTGGAGGAAACGACAAGGACGCTAATGACACTCTCTTAGGAGGCAGTGGCGATGATCTTCTGCTCGGTGGCTCTGGCGATGACATTTTGATCGGCGGTGCAGGAAATGACCTTGCTATCGGTAGCTCTGGTAATGATTTTTTCGATGGGGGCGAAGGCGATGACCGGCTCTTTGGGGGTCTTGGCAGTGACCGGATATTCGGGGGATTTGGTAATGATTCCATCTATGGTAGTCTTAGTCAGGAAGGTGATAATGGTGATGAAACTGTTGGCAATACTCTTATAGGGGAGAGTGGCAATGACTTTATCCTCACAGGTGACGGCAATGATCTGATCTATGGGGATCGGGATACCTCTGGAAGACCCGACGGCAATGACAACCTCTTTGGTAAAGGAGGTGAAGATACTATCTTTGGTGGTGGTGGCAATGATACTATCTCAGGAGGAGAGGGCAATGACCTCATTGATGGTGGCGATAATGATTTGAATTTTGTTTTTAATGACATTGATACCCGCCTTGGTGGCTTTGGAGGGAATGACCAACTCTTCGGAGGTAAGGGTAATGATACCGTGGTTGGTGGCTTCGGCAACGACACCCTTAATGGTCGTGGTGGACCTGGTGAGTACGATATATTAATCGGCGGTATCTTCCGTGATCGAGACGGCGACGGTAAACCAGAGTCATCCTTCAGCGAGACTAATTTTCTGAGGGCTAGAGGTCTCGGTAGATTCGATCCATTGACTTCAAAATCAGATACATTCGTTATTGGAGACAATGAGGTTAATTTTTATACTAGTGGTTCTGGTGGACAACTCCTTCTCAGCGATGGTTTTCTGTTAACTGGTTTTGAGGATCGCGCTGATATTTTTGACTTCCAGAATGGTGTAGATAAAATCCAGGTGAATAACCCAGATGCTCTGGTATTTTATGCCTTCAATGACGTAACAGGCACACCAACCACGCTGATTGGGGTTACAGTTAATAACAACTTTGAAGTGATTGCTCAGGTGTCAGGATTTAGTGCATCTAACATTAATTCTTTTGCTGCTGGTACTTTTATCACCCCGCCCACATAA
- a CDS encoding tetratricopeptide repeat protein → MNNEDIVESLEIEPELAVAQKNLGNAFQQQGQLEEAITCYQQAIKIKPDYVDAYYNLGNALQQQGQLEKAITCYQQAIKIKPDHVNAHSNLGNALQQQGKLEQAIQSYQKALEIQPGLPLVYNNLGTVFQQQQKWKTAIKSYQKALEINPDFAEAHDNLANAFLEAGEVDQAVQSYQKALALKPDLAQAKLGICISQLPIIYSSFEEIQLRRNNYQQQLENLVSYYQLANTQDRANAAEDVGTLLPFFLAYQGLNDRDLQRSYGEMICQIMASRYTQNCQPIPLPNLANNEKIRIGLVSGYFQHHSNWRIPIRGWIENLDITEFELFGYYTNAKRDRETVKAAKAFDKFIQGPLPIEQWCHLIEQDNLHVLIFPELGMDTTTVKLGCLRLAPIQITSWGHPNTSGLPTIDYYLSSDLMEPKNAQQHYTEKLVRLPNLSIYYSPLEIQPERIEKQAIGLKDNEIMFWCCQSLFKYLPQDDDVFPRIAQEVGNCKFVFIKFAKGEWVTEVFRQRLSHAFEEFGFHYQDYCIFLSSLEPQKFAGVTAIADIFLDSIGWSGCNSTLEAIPYNIPIVALPGELMRGRHTTAILQMMGIAEMIAASKEDYVKIAVRLAQDAEYRRHISQQIADNKHKLYNDLEPIKALEDFLLNIFQKQRRTNIPTVADALRLAMQHHQSHRLDQAQQYYHQILAQQPEHPEALYGLGMLAQQKGELQEAEKFLSTASKVQPDSVKIWFTLGNLRQLDGQLPAAEDAYKKAIALRPDAAPIYNNLGYTLEQQGKLEEAINCYQKTLELQPNCIEADVNLGNALHTQGKLSKNKQAHYAELNHKLGLNSKNNGNLQTAEIYFQKALELNPNYGEV, encoded by the coding sequence ATGAATAACGAAGATATTGTAGAATCTTTAGAAATCGAACCTGAGTTGGCTGTGGCTCAAAAAAACTTAGGAAATGCATTCCAACAACAGGGTCAGTTAGAAGAAGCAATTACCTGCTACCAGCAAGCTATAAAAATTAAACCTGACTATGTTGATGCTTATTACAACTTGGGAAATGCACTCCAACAACAGGGTCAGTTAGAAAAAGCCATTACCTGCTACCAGCAAGCTATAAAAATTAAACCTGACCATGTTAATGCTCATAGCAATTTGGGTAATGCACTCCAACAACAGGGTAAGTTAGAGCAAGCCATCCAGTCTTACCAGAAAGCCTTAGAAATCCAACCTGGACTGCCCTTAGTTTATAACAATTTAGGGACTGTATTTCAGCAACAGCAGAAGTGGAAAACAGCGATTAAATCATACCAAAAAGCATTAGAAATAAACCCAGATTTTGCCGAAGCTCATGACAATCTGGCTAATGCATTTTTAGAAGCAGGAGAGGTAGATCAAGCAGTCCAATCCTACCAGAAAGCATTAGCACTTAAACCAGATTTGGCTCAGGCTAAATTGGGTATTTGTATAAGTCAACTGCCAATTATTTATTCCAGCTTTGAGGAAATCCAACTTAGACGAAATAATTATCAACAACAGCTGGAAAATTTAGTTAGTTATTATCAATTAGCTAATACCCAAGACCGAGCTAATGCGGCGGAAGATGTAGGAACATTATTGCCTTTCTTTCTAGCATATCAAGGCTTAAATGACCGCGATTTGCAGCGAAGCTATGGGGAAATGATTTGTCAGATCATGGCAAGTCGCTATACCCAAAATTGCCAGCCTATTCCTCTTCCTAATTTAGCAAACAACGAAAAGATTCGTATTGGTCTGGTTTCTGGATATTTTCAACATCATTCTAATTGGAGAATTCCCATTAGGGGTTGGATAGAAAATCTGGATATAACTGAATTTGAGTTATTTGGATATTACACCAATGCAAAACGGGATCGGGAAACAGTAAAAGCCGCGAAAGCGTTTGACAAATTTATTCAAGGTCCTTTGCCAATTGAACAATGGTGTCATCTGATTGAGCAAGACAATTTACACGTTCTGATTTTTCCAGAACTGGGGATGGACACTACAACAGTTAAGCTTGGTTGCTTAAGATTGGCTCCGATTCAAATTACCTCTTGGGGACACCCAAATACTAGTGGTTTACCAACAATTGACTACTACTTGAGCAGTGACTTAATGGAACCCAAAAATGCTCAACAACATTACACCGAAAAATTGGTAAGATTGCCGAATCTATCTATCTATTACTCTCCTTTAGAAATTCAACCGGAAAGGATAGAAAAACAAGCAATCGGTCTGAAAGATAATGAAATTATGTTCTGGTGCTGCCAATCTTTATTTAAATATTTACCGCAGGATGATGATGTATTTCCTAGAATTGCTCAGGAGGTAGGTAATTGTAAATTTGTATTTATCAAATTTGCCAAAGGTGAATGGGTCACGGAAGTTTTTCGTCAGCGTCTCAGCCATGCTTTTGAGGAATTTGGATTCCACTATCAAGACTACTGCATATTTTTGTCTTCTTTGGAACCCCAAAAATTTGCAGGAGTGACAGCCATTGCAGATATCTTTTTGGATAGTATTGGTTGGTCGGGATGCAACTCTACCTTGGAAGCAATTCCCTACAACATTCCCATAGTTGCACTACCAGGAGAGTTGATGCGGGGTCGTCATACCACGGCAATTTTGCAGATGATGGGCATCGCAGAGATGATTGCTGCAAGTAAGGAGGATTATGTCAAAATTGCTGTGCGTCTCGCTCAAGATGCTGAATATCGCCGACACATCTCCCAGCAAATAGCGGATAATAAGCATAAATTATATAACGATCTCGAACCAATAAAAGCTCTGGAGGATTTTCTCCTCAATATCTTCCAGAAACAAAGGAGAACAAATATACCCACTGTTGCTGATGCCCTGCGGCTGGCGATGCAACATCACCAGTCTCATCGCCTCGACCAAGCTCAACAGTATTATCACCAAATTTTAGCACAACAGCCGGAACACCCAGAGGCATTGTATGGGTTAGGGATGCTAGCGCAGCAAAAGGGAGAGTTACAAGAGGCTGAGAAATTTTTAAGTACAGCTTCAAAAGTTCAACCTGATTCTGTCAAAATTTGGTTTACTTTGGGTAATTTGCGTCAACTTGATGGACAGTTACCAGCAGCCGAGGACGCTTACAAAAAAGCTATTGCTCTACGACCAGATGCAGCACCAATTTACAATAACCTCGGCTACACCCTGGAACAACAAGGTAAGTTAGAAGAGGCAATTAATTGCTATCAGAAAACTTTGGAATTGCAACCCAACTGCATTGAGGCAGATGTCAATTTAGGTAATGCACTCCATACCCAAGGTAAACTCTCAAAAAACAAACAAGCTCATTATGCAGAATTAAATCACAAATTGGGTCTTAATAGTAAAAATAACGGGAATTTACAAACTGCCGAGATTTACTTTCAAAAAGCCTTAGAACTCAATCCCAATTACGGGGAAGTTTAA
- a CDS encoding Nif11-like leader peptide family RiPP precursor — protein MSLEILEKVKNFLIKLVKDEDFRTQLMSDKIEDIKKAMADGGYNFSQAEFETAAIKILELKESGEFEDLSEEELVGAFGGLTTISKFKGLQPMYGVIYWPPEEYPKPHPKPWPQPQPLYGIVINPLDPPVQALYGVVAPEELQ, from the coding sequence ATGTCACTAGAAATTTTAGAAAAGGTCAAGAATTTCCTGATTAAACTAGTCAAGGATGAAGATTTTCGCACTCAATTAATGAGTGATAAAATCGAAGATATCAAAAAGGCTATGGCAGATGGGGGCTATAACTTTTCTCAAGCAGAATTTGAAACAGCCGCCATCAAAATATTGGAATTAAAAGAATCAGGCGAATTTGAAGACCTCAGCGAAGAGGAGTTAGTGGGAGCTTTTGGTGGTTTAACAACTATCTCTAAATTCAAAGGTCTTCAGCCAATGTATGGGGTTATTTATTGGCCTCCTGAAGAGTATCCAAAGCCACACCCAAAACCGTGGCCGCAACCACAACCCTTATATGGCATAGTCATTAATCCACTTGATCCGCCCGTACAGGCTTTATACGGAGTTGTTGCGCCAGAAGAACTACAATGA